In Stanieria sp. NIES-3757, the DNA window TATCGAATACTTCCGTCGGTCGAATTCCCCTGTATTGAACGAAAGCTCCCATGTCATCCAATATTTGTTGCCAAGATTGTTCTAAGTCTGTAGCAGACAAATATTCCTTTAAACTCGGACTGGCATACTCTCTAGCTTGCTCGAATTGCCCGGCAATTAGCGCGTCAAAAAAGTCTTGAGTGACTTCTCTAGCCTTAATTAATTCATTAGACTGAGTATCATTAGTTTGAGAAACTTGGGCGATTGTCTTCGTTGAGAGAGGAGTAAAAATCGCCTCGCCTAATATTGTTACAAAAATAACGAGCCAAACAGAAAAGTAAAGTATTCTTCGTATTCGATAGTTCATAATTATCAATTGTTTTCGTCTTTCATTTAATAATAATCACATAAGCTCTGGCTTTAGTTTTGGTTTTAGGATCGACATTAGTGTTTATTTCTCTTATTGCTTTTTAAGACTATTAGTCGGTTGAATGGGCCTCGTAATAGTGCATAAGGAATTATAGATAGGAAACAAGCAACAATGACGGCAGTCATCAGATTCAGCGATCGCAAGGCGATAAATTGGTAAATGAAGTCTAGTACCAAAGCGAGGATAAAAACTTTAGAAATTCCTTTCCAACCATCTTGGAGTAAAAATCGGCGATGTTCGGGGTTAGTTAAGATTGTCCAACCGTAGGGATCTCGTCCTTCCTTTGCATCTCGGCGACCATCGCGGAAGGCAAACAATGTTGCCATAATTGGTTGTAGGAACAATCGAAAGTGCAAAGGACCATCAATACGAGTGACTAGTTCGCTTGCCAAATTTGCCAAAATCATTTTCATGGTTAGAAACTTCTTAAAATTTACACTTCGGCAATTTATCCAAAAAAATTTGAGAATAAATTATTCTAAATGTCCCGTACTATAGTAAAAAAAGTCTACAACTAAGATGTAAGAGCGAAATAAATATTTATAAGAAAGTTATAAGGATTCAACCTATTCAAATACCTTAAAAGCGATCGCTTACTGAAGCTAAAAAAAATAATCTCTTTGTTTGAGTAGTTATTGAAATTAGACAAGATATTTAATGGTAAACCAGTACTGGTCAGACAATTAGGCATCGTCGAACCCTTTAACGTTGGCGCTGGTAAGCCGATTAATATTCAGCTTTATATTGGCAGACCGCCCATTCTGACAGGGGGCAACAGCAATGGTGACATCGAAATGATGGAATTTGCCGCAGCCAGTGGCAAACCGTTTTTAAACCTACTGGTGCATCACGACGACGGTGATCGCGAATACGCCTACGATCGCAGTGCCGAACGAGCGTTAGTAATGGCAAAAGAGCGTAACTGGAACATCATCAGCATGAAACGAGACTGGTTACGAATTTTTCCTTTTAAAGAAAGAAATAGTTAAATATTGAATATATATCGTATTGCAACTACTCTTCCAATACTAATAAAACTAATATATTAACAATGAATCTGGGAAATCTTACCAACCGTTTAAATCAGTGGCTCGCTCGTCGCCAACAGCGAGTGCTTGAAGAAGCCTATCAGAGCGCACGGGTAATTTCGGAACTAGAAACTCAGTATTTTAATGGAGAGAAAATTGCCTCCAGTCACGATCGCAGTAAAACAGTATACGACTATGTTCGGAGTTTACGCGATCGCCAACTACTCAATATTCGCTCTAACCTGATTCAGTTCGGTGCTGGGAATTTTCTTTTCAATCACCAACATGCTAACCAGGAGTCGCTCGATCCTTCAGGGAATTCAGAATTTCAAAGCGATGAAATTATTCAAAAACTAAACTACATTGAATCTGTTATTGCCAAGTATCGAGAAGATAACTTTCCCGATGCCGAATTACTTAACTCAAAAGATACAATTCCTACTAACGAAATTCCCGATCGAGCCGATGCAGACCCTGCTAAATCTGAGGGAACGATAGCCTCAGTCATCGATCCGCCAATTATCGAAGCTGATTCTCACGCGAAACAATCGCGGTCTTTATTCAGAAAGCTAACACCCTTTCGTTCTGAGGTTCGAGAAGCGGAATACGAGCGACAAGCAGTGATTAATATTCGTCTCCGCCGCCAACAGAACCAAATTGCTACTCGGTTTTTAATTATTATTATTCTGGTTCCGTTGTTGACTCAGATTTTGGCAAAACATTTATTATTCGACCCTATTTTAGGTAACTATAGCGATCGCAATCCCGAACAGATCCAACTTACTCAGGCAATCCGGAAAAAATTTGACGAGGAGTTACGTTTGGTAAACGCTCGACTCGATGTCGAAAATTTGTTGGGAATAATACCGGAACTAACTCCAGAGCTCAAAAGGGAAAAACTTAAAGAAGCTGCCGTCGAGCTTTGGCAGGAGTCGCGAAACGAAGCATTAAATGGATTAAAGAATCTATTAGCTGACGGAGTAGCTTTAGTAGTTTTCGTAGTACTGGTTTATTTTGGGCGTAACAAAATCGCTATTTTACGCATTGCAGCCAATCGCTCATTTCTCAATTTATACGATCCAGTCAAAGTTTTTCTCTTTATTTTATTTACGGATATGTTTGTTGGCTTCCATTCAGCAGAAGGATGGGAAGTTATTTTAGAAAGTATTGCCGAACACTTTGGCATTCCGGCTAATGAGACATTTATTAAAGGATTTATTGCCACAGTGCCTGTTTTTCTGGATTCCTGGCTCAAATTTTGGATTTTTACCTATCTAACTCGTTTCTCACCCGCTTCTTCAGCAATTTACGAACGCATGAATACATGAGGTACGCTCTTTAGAAAGAGAAGATTATTTAGAGCGATCGCCCCGTTCTTTAAACCTAGGGCTCGTAGTCAGTTCCATTACGCTCTATGGTTTGATTGCCTTCGTTGCAGCTTTATTAGTTCTTCCCTGGCAATAGTAATCATTGGGTTTGGTCGAAAAAAAAAGTAGAAATTATAGGAGTGAATATGATGTCTATATAGGTCGCAATGATGTGTAAGATTGAGTATTAAACCGTATTGTTAAATTGCTAAAATTTTAAAAAGAGGTAATAAGCATGAAAAAATTTAGTTGGATACTTTTATTTGGTGCGTTCGCTACCGCTAGCTTTGGTCTACCTGGTTGGACACAAACTGATGCCCAAGTAGATGAGCAAGGTGAAGATATAATCGAGTTGCAAACGATGACTTGCAGAGAAGTTTTGAAATCAGATGGTCAAGACCGAAACAACATCATGGTTTTTATGCATGGTTATATAACTGGAAAAAAAGGGGAAACGAGCGTAAATGTTCCAGTTCTAGCTGATGGAACAGAACGGATTCTCGACACTTGTATCGATAATCCCGAGCGAACATTACTTAGTGTTTTTGAAGAAACTCTCCAGTAAAGCTGCGTTTACGTAATAAGTAATAGGTAACAAGTTTTTGCGACACGATTTTCTAAATTTTCTAAATATTGATTTTGACTTTAAGATACAAAAATTTATTTTATATATATGCCTAGCTCAAAGGATAAATACGTTATGATTGCTCCATTAATTAAATTAGACGCAATCGGAAAGGTAAGCCAATTTTCGCTCGTCTTTCGTTTAAAAGTAATACTGACTGCTTTTCTAATTATTGGTTCTGGTTTTATAGGTGCATCTGTCATAGCCGAAACAGAGTCAGAAAATTCCTCGGATACTTTCTCAGAACCTATAAGAGTTGATGTGCAGGAAGAAAAGAACGGAACTGAAGTTCAACCACGAATCCCTTCCAATATTTCTAGCGAATCTAAGGAAAATAATCCTTCACAGATTGGTGACATTATCGAAGTTAACCCCCGCAGCGAACAATGGGAAGATATTCATTCAGGAGATTTAAGTAGTGGCACAATCAAATTTAGATTGAATAGATAAGTAAGCTACTTTCTGCTTATTTAAGTGAATGGTTCGGACAAACGAGCAGCAATAACTCCTTAATCACAAAGGTTTGAGTAATTAGGATGGGATTTAATGCAAGTAGGGTCTAAATTTAACTTGTCAATAAATCTTTCGAGTAAATGAAAATCAAGTTTGGTTAAGTCACGAGCCTGACAATCAGCCAATCCAGTAAATTGTTGACTGTCACGAAACATAAATTCGATTTTATTACTCAATTCCTTAGACAGGGGAGAAGCTGCTGTAATTCAGTTGGCTTTGCATAAAAATATTCAAACTGTTTGTATTGATGAAGCGGTTGGCAGAAGAGTTGCACGTCTTAGTGGTTTGTCTTTGACGGGTTCGATTGGACTAGCAGCAGGATTTAGTTTCTATCCTAATAAAAATCTTGGTGCTTTTGGTAGTGGTGGCATGGTTGTAACTAATAATCTAGCGATCGCTGACAAAATACATAGTCTTCGTAATTATGGCGCACCTCGCAAATATTTCCATAGCGAGTTAGGAACTAATAGTCGTCTTGATACTTTACAAGCAGCTATTCTTAACATCAAATTACCGTATTTATTTGAATGGAATTTAACCATAAATAAAGCTACTCAAGTTTACGGTCTCGCTCTTCAACCATTAGAAACTCAACAAGTTGTTCCGATTAAAAATTACAGTCAATTTTGTCATGTTTATCATCTTTATGTGATGGAATCATTGGTATTCCTTTTGCTATTGATATTAGTTGGAGCAAGCGGAAAAAATGGAAAATATTGCCCGATCAAAGTCATCTTTTAGGAGCTATATTATTAATTATTGGTTCTATTTTTTATTTAACGTCAAATCAAAGTGTTTCTCAATTATTTAAAAATTTTGTTTAATATTTCTTAATTTTTTCCTATTAACTAAATATTTATTCAGGCTTGACAAAAATTACTTAAAGCACAGTAATAGAACTAAGCTCAGATTTTATTAAATAGCCATAAAAATAATTCTTATTGATTTATTCTTGGATAACTTTAATGTCAATTAACTATCAACAAAAATTATGGTTTTTTGCTTTCAGAGCATCAATATAACGATCCCTATAAATTGTATTTTTTCTTTTTATTGGTCACTAAAGAAATAAATCCTGCTTGTTTTCTATATTTGTCCCAAACTGGTTCTGATAGAGCTAAATTTAGAAACTTTCGTGGATAGAGATCGATCGCTTTCTCTAAACAATAAATTGCCCAATTAGTATTCCAACGAGTATTTTTTAATAAAGAATAATTCTCACCTTGACGATACCAAGCCCAATCAAATTCAGAGTCGATTGCCACTGCCCGACTAAAACAAGCGATCGCGTCTTGATAAAGTTCTAATTGTTGGAAAATAATTCCTTTTTGATACCAAGTCCAACGATCTTGAGGTTTAAATTCTAAAGCCTGGTCATAACTTGCCAAAGCTTCATCTAGCTTACCCCACAGTTGTAAAGCTTCACCACGACGATAATAAGCCCAAAAATCGTGGGGACGTAGTTCTAAAGCACAGTTGTAATAGTCTACAGAGCGTTCGTATTGAGCCAGTTTACACCAAGCCTCTGCTAATCGATAAACTGACCAATAATCTTGAGGATGAACAGTTAAAGCTTGTTCAAAAGCTGAGATCGCTTTTTGATACTCTGCCAATTCTTCTAAATAAAGACAACCACAATCGTACCAAGCCCAATAGTTGTGAGAATTTAATTCTGTTGCTCGTTGATAGTCAACTACAGCTTCAGAATAACGACCTATTTCTTCTAAGACGGAAGCTTTACGATAAGTAGCCCAATAATCATGAGGATGATATTCTAAAGCTTTTTCATAGCAAAATAGAGCTTCCTGATAACAATGCTTCTCCCGCAAGACATTGCCTTGTTTGTACCATGCCTGATAGGTATCAGGACGACATTCTAAAGTTCGGTAGATCATGTTCGCGCTTTAATTAATTCCCTATTATGAATTATCAGATAAATTCCTAGATTCTGCGCTTGAAGATTCGTGTTTTAGTTGCCTATGTTACCTTCAGAACTCTTGATTTACCGTCAAAATGGGGAAACAGTAGTCCCCAAAAAATTAGCAATTGATGACAGAACTTGTGGTCTGGCAACAGAACAAATTGATTGTTTTACCGAATGTCTTGGTAAAACCCAAGGAGAACTTAATCAGAAATTATTAGAATTAGAAGGAAATAGTCCCGAATATCGAGTTAAACGAGGATTAGCTCAACTTTTACGCAATCATTTCTCTACTTTTGAAATTATTAGTCCGATTGAACCTCAAACCCTCAGACAAAAAGTATTTGCTCAAGCGGCTAAAAATTATCCCATTCCCCGCCAACGAAATCAAACCATTGAAGCGATCGCTCATAATTTAACTCAGGAATTAAAACGTCGAGTTACCCTTGAAGAAATTGAAACGGGTTTATATGCCGATCTTCAAGAAAATCGGATTTTAACCCAATTCGATCCACCTATTCCCGAAGCCTTAATTCATCGCTACAATTTGGCTCAGGTGCAAGGAATATTTTATCGCGCTAGTAATATTGTGATTAATGCTCATCGTAACGATCCAGGCGAATATAAACTGCTGTTTCGTTATCTCAAATTGTTTCAGTTAATGGCATATATTGAAGGAGATGCCGATACTGGTTTTACCATTACTATTGATGGCCCCGCTAGTTTATTTAAAGCTAGTACTCGTTATGGATTAGCTCTAGCCAAAATGATACCTGCTTTGCTCCATGTCAGTAAATGGAGTTTGCAAGCAAAATTACAACAGCGAGATCCCTATTCGGGTAATACTAGAACGGGCAGATTTAGTTTAAGTAGCGATCGCGATCAATTAGTTACCCATTATCCTCCTGGTAAACCCTACGACAGTATGCTAGAAACTTCTTTTGCCAACAGTTGGGCAAAAATGAAAACGGAATGGAGACTAGAAAGAGAAGTAGATTTAGTACCTCTACCTGGTAGCGTGATGATTCCCGATTTTCGTTTAGTCCATCCCGATGGTAGAAATTTTTTATTAGAAATAGTAGGTTATTGGCGACCAGAATATTTAAAGAAAAAGTTTTCTCAAGTTCGTCGTGCCGATGCCGATAATTTGATTTTAGCTGTCTCAGAAAGATTGAATTTAGAAAAAGCAGGAGTTAAATTTAGTGAATTACCTAATCGATTAATTTGGTTTAAAGATAAATTATCTCCTAAAGCCGTTTTAGAAGTATTGGAGTAAAAAATATAGCGGTTTTCAGATTAATGAGATATATTCAAGACCCTGGTTGAGCGTTAATTGTTAATAGTTGATTGTTAATTGTTTGTCCACAGATGAACACAGATGGAACAGATGGAGTTGTTGGTTGGTATGATTTTTTTGTTGATTATTGATGGTTAATTGAAAACTGATAACTGATAACTGATATGAGTGTTTCCCCAATCGAAGAACCTGAATCAATCATTATCGCAAGTCAGGTTGAAAAATGGTATGACAATAACTTTCACGTGCTGCGAGGAGTCAGTCTTGAAGTTAAAAAGCAAGAAGTTGTAGTGATTATGGGTCCTTCTGGTTCGGGGAAATCAACTTTTATTCGTACCTTTAACGCTCTTGAACCTTATCAAAAAGGGAGTATCATCATCGATGGGATCAAACTTTCCCATGACCTCAAAAACATTGAAGCAATTCGCCGTGAAGTGGGAATGGTATTCCAACAGTTTAATCTGTTTCCTCATTTAACCGTCCTGCAAAACGTTACTCTTGCACCAGTTTGGGTAAGAAGATGGTCAAAACCCCAAGCTGAAGAAATCGGCATTCAACTACTAGAAAAAGTAGGCATTCTCGAACAAGCACACAAATATCCAGGTCAACTTTCTGGGGGTCAACAACAACGAGTTGCGATCGCACGGGCTTTAGCCATGCAGCCTAAAATTATGT includes these proteins:
- a CDS encoding DegT/DnrJ/EryC1/StrS aminotransferase family protein, coding for MALHKNIQTVCIDEAVGRRVARLSGLSLTGSIGLAAGFSFYPNKNLGAFGSGGMVVTNNLAIADKIHSLRNYGAPRKYFHSELGTNSRLDTLQAAILNIKLPYLFEWNLTINKATQVYGLALQPLETQQVVPIKNYSQFCHVYHLYVMESLVFLLLLILVGASGKNGKYCPIKVIF
- a CDS encoding hypothetical protein (protein of unknown function DUF790); the encoded protein is MLPSELLIYRQNGETVVPKKLAIDDRTCGLATEQIDCFTECLGKTQGELNQKLLELEGNSPEYRVKRGLAQLLRNHFSTFEIISPIEPQTLRQKVFAQAAKNYPIPRQRNQTIEAIAHNLTQELKRRVTLEEIETGLYADLQENRILTQFDPPIPEALIHRYNLAQVQGIFYRASNIVINAHRNDPGEYKLLFRYLKLFQLMAYIEGDADTGFTITIDGPASLFKASTRYGLALAKMIPALLHVSKWSLQAKLQQRDPYSGNTRTGRFSLSSDRDQLVTHYPPGKPYDSMLETSFANSWAKMKTEWRLEREVDLVPLPGSVMIPDFRLVHPDGRNFLLEIVGYWRPEYLKKKFSQVRRADADNLILAVSERLNLEKAGVKFSELPNRLIWFKDKLSPKAVLEVLE
- a CDS encoding ABC transporter related, giving the protein MSVSPIEEPESIIIASQVEKWYDNNFHVLRGVSLEVKKQEVVVIMGPSGSGKSTFIRTFNALEPYQKGSIIIDGIKLSHDLKNIEAIRREVGMVFQQFNLFPHLTVLQNVTLAPVWVRRWSKPQAEEIGIQLLEKVGILEQAHKYPGQLSGGQQQRVAIARALAMQPKIMLFDEPTSALDPEMVREVLDTMRSLANSGMTMVCVTHEVGFAREVADRVVFMDEGIIVEIATPEEFFNHPQEERTQKFLAQIL
- a CDS encoding putative nonspecific acid phosphatase, coding for MKLDKIFNGKPVLVRQLGIVEPFNVGAGKPINIQLYIGRPPILTGGNSNGDIEMMEFAAASGKPFLNLLVHHDDGDREYAYDRSAERALVMAKERNWNIISMKRDWLRIFPFKERNS
- a CDS encoding CemA family protein, with the protein product MNLGNLTNRLNQWLARRQQRVLEEAYQSARVISELETQYFNGEKIASSHDRSKTVYDYVRSLRDRQLLNIRSNLIQFGAGNFLFNHQHANQESLDPSGNSEFQSDEIIQKLNYIESVIAKYREDNFPDAELLNSKDTIPTNEIPDRADADPAKSEGTIASVIDPPIIEADSHAKQSRSLFRKLTPFRSEVREAEYERQAVINIRLRRQQNQIATRFLIIIILVPLLTQILAKHLLFDPILGNYSDRNPEQIQLTQAIRKKFDEELRLVNARLDVENLLGIIPELTPELKREKLKEAAVELWQESRNEALNGLKNLLADGVALVVFVVLVYFGRNKIAILRIAANRSFLNLYDPVKVFLFILFTDMFVGFHSAEGWEVILESIAEHFGIPANETFIKGFIATVPVFLDSWLKFWIFTYLTRFSPASSAIYERMNT